CGTCATATGCTCCACAGGCCTTGTCAACTCCGGCGTCGCCTTCGACAATAGCGGCAATCTCTTCGTGACGGGCCAAGAAGGTGGGAACGGCGTCATTCAAGAGTATAAACGCGGCCTTTCGGGCTGCTCGGGCACTGCGCTTGCCGTTACGGTCAATTACCCGCAGGGCATTAAAGTCGACAAAGCCGGCAATCTCGTCGTTTGCGACGCCTCTTCCGGCGTCGACATCATCCCGCCGCCCTACAAGTCGATCAGCAAGAAGGTCACCAATAAAGGCCAGAAAGATTACAATTATGCCGCGGTCGACCAAAAAAGCGAAACGCTCTTTACAGTGGATACGGGCGGTAGTAAATTGTACGTCAATGCCTATCCCTCTGGCACGCTTGAAACGACACTCGGCATGCGGAATGTCAGCGGCGTAGCGACGTATCCGTTTCAAAAATAGGATTGGGCGGCGGCCGTAACGCCGGCCGCGGCATCGTCTGGTTGCGCAGGGATCTGCGCCTTCAAGACAATCATGCCATTTGGGCTGCCGCTACGCAAAAGTCCGAACTGGCACTGGCGTTCGTTTTGGATCCCGTGCTTCTGCAGGGTCCACGCGTCGGCGCGCCGCTCGTCCAGGCGTTTTTTAGCGGTTTGCAGTCCCTGCGAGAGGATCTGCGTCGGCGCAACAGCGATTTGGCGCTGCTGCAGGGCGATGCTGCGGACGAGTTGACCGGACTCGCGCGCCGCATCGATGCCGATACAATATATTACAATCTCGATTACGAACCCGAAGCCATCTTGCGCGATCAGAGGGTCGAGCGTGAGCTGCACCGCGCCGGCTTGCGAACGCAAGCATTTTGCGACCACGTGTATTTCGCAGCCGACGAGGTCTTGCGAGACGACGGTTCGCCGTATCGCGTTTTTACGCCGTACAAACGCCGATGGCTCGACCGCCGAGCAATCGACCGCCGCCAACCGTTCCCCTCAGCGGAACAGCTTGAGGGTCGTCTTGTCGATCCCCAGACGATCGGGGTGACGCGCGACGCGCCACAACCGGAGGACTGGAAGCATCGCTCGTCGGCAGCATATCCCAGCGCCGGCGAAGCACTTGCCCTGAGGTTGCTCGACCGCTTTTTGAAGGAGCGAATCGGCCGATATCGCGAGCAGCGTGACATACCGTCGGTAAACGGCACCTCACAACTTTCACCGCAGCTCCGAGCCGGAACCATCGGCATTCGCACCTGCGTGGAGCGCGCTTCGAGTTTGATCGCCCGTGGTGATTCAACCGCGGATTTGAGCGTTATGGCGTGGATTTCCGAATTAATTTGGCGAGATTTCTATCAGATGGTTTTGGCAACATGGCCGCATGTGACAACCGGCCCCTTTGTCGCCGCAGCCGAGGCGATTGCATGGCGCTCGTCTCAGACCGATTTTGAGGCGTGGTGCGAGGGCCGCACGGGCATACCTATCGTCGACGCGGGAATGCGTCAGCTCAATGCTACAGGTTGGATGCACAATCGCTTGCGCATGATCGTGGCCTCTTTCTTGAGCAAACACTTATTAACCGACTGGCGTTGGGGCGAGCGCTATTTTGAGCGTCACTTAGCCGATGCCGACGTCGCGCAAAACAACGGCGGTTGGCAATGGTCGGCCTCGACCGGAACCGATGCCGCGCCCTTCTTTCGGATATTCAATCCCGTCGTGCAGAGCCGGCGGTTCGATCCGGATGGGGAGTTCATTCGCGCATGGATTCCGGAACTGGCGAAGGTCCCTTCGGAGTACGTCCACGCACCGTGGCAGATGCCGCCGTTGATCGCACAAGCAGCGAATTGCCGCATCGGAGTGGAGTATCCGGCTCCCGTCGTCAGTCCCGAAGCCGGGCGCGAACGCGCGCTCGCCGCATTTGCGCCGCTTATGAAGCGCCGCGACAAAGCTTGAGCCGTCGGCGAAAGAGTGTTTACCGCTTCGTGCACACGTCGTAGGACGTCATTCTCTTGCCCGCATACGTCCCACTGAAGTGCAGGGTGTATTTGGAATTCGAGACGCGATCGAAGCGCAGCATCATCAGCGCATTTGGCAAGATGCTGCGATAAAGGCGGTGAGCACTGTCACTGCCTTTCGCGCGAAAGAGCGTCGTGGAGCGATCGCTTCCCGCGACGATCTCGGTCCATGCATTGCTCTTCGGCTCGTACGTCGTCAAGCCGACGTCGCTGAATCCCGCTGACGAAGCGTTGCGCTCGCGCAACCAATTGTTGCCCGCAACGTAATCGTAGGTCGCGGTGTAAGCGATATGCCGTCCGGCGGCGTTATACGTGCAGCTCCACGTGCCGACAAGGTACGAGAGCGAAGCCAATGAGTCCGCGGCTCGCGCCGGTGCACCGCAAAGCACTACGATTAACGCGATGGCAGAAATGCTTTTCGTCATGAGTCGGATTCTCCGAAAAAGCTGGAATGATTCCCTCCTGCGACGTGACGAGATGAGGCCTCCCCCGAAGGAGAGGCCTCACGGATTAGCGCGCAGGACGAGGAATTTTAGCTGCCGGAGAAGATCGAGTTCGAGATGTCCTGCTGCATCACGTAGTAGTCCACGGAACCAAGGCCCGTGGGCTCGTCCCATCCCGGTGCCGCCGAGCTGGGGATTCCGTTCGAACCGTAAAGGATATCGTGGAAACCACCGATCGGAGCAGTTGTATCGGGTGGAAGGGCCGTCGTGTCGTCGCCGGGTTCGCCGGCGGGGATGCACGCCTTCGATCCCAGCGGACACGGTTCGTAATATCCGTACACGCCATAGTAGACCGGAGCAGCGAATCCGAGCTTGTTCTTGAAGTTCGTCTCCAAGCGGGACCAAATTCCCATCGACATCGGCGACGAAAGACTCGTTCCTCCGACTCCTTCGGGCGTTCCGCTAACGAAGACATACATCGGACAACCGTTGTTGTCGGCACACATCGAGATATCGGCCGCGCCTCGAATGTCGTCTGCGGTGCAAGCGGCACAGATTCCATTCTCTTGCCAGTATCCGGCCGATTCGAAGGCGCTGTAGCCACCGCCAGTTCCGACCCAAACGTGCTCGCCGTAATATGGTCCCGGCTCTTGTCCACTCGCCGTGGTGTCGAGCGTCGTTCCGCCAACGGCGACGACGTACGGCGACGAAGCAGGATAACAAACTTGCGGCGTTCCTCCAACCGGACCTCCCGTGTTGAGGAGAACCGGACAACCCGACCCGCTATCGCCGGTAGAAGCGAACATCGTCATGCCTTGAGCGGCGGCTTGATTGAACTCCTCATCGTCGAGGAGCATCGCCCCATCGGCAAACGCGAGACCCTCGGCCTCGCCGAACGATGAGTTTCCGGCCTGGGTCTTGTGGTCCTTAACCCAATGACTGTATTCGAGCGCGATATCTGAATCGCTGAGCGACGTCGTGTCGTACACGTAGAGATGTTTCACCGTTTGCGCGATGCCGCTCGAGATCTGCGTATCGAGATCCCATTCGTCCAACCCGGACGTATCGACGCTTGATACACCGACCTTGACCGTCGAATATGGAACGGCGGGAAGTCCCCAGAACGCTTCGGCGGTCCGCAAGTCCGAAACGACCTGTTTCACGTTGCCTTCGGCCATCACCGCAATTGACGTTCCGGATCCGGTGCTGCACGAACCGCACGTGGCGTCGTACGCGACCTGATACTGCGGCGGACCGTATTCACCACCGATGCAAATTCCGTTAACTACCTCGAGACACGGCGGAGGCGTTCCGGCCGTCATCGGTCGAATTGGATGCGTCGTCTTCACGAAATGCACGTGCATTTGCCAGGCATTCGTCAGTCCGAGCACCGCAGCAACCAGTCCGTGGAACTTGGCGGGCACAAGCGCAGGCTTCACGTTGCCGTAGACGAGCTTTCCGTTCGATGTCGTTCCGGTGATCGACGTGTGAAACGCCGCCTCGACGCGCGAAATCGGTGCCATACCGCTCACGATCAAACGATTCGGCTCGATCGTGACGTCGCTAAAGCCTTGCCCTCTTAGGTAATCGGCGACACCGGCGGCCTCGCTTTGCGACGGGCTGAAGCGTTCAGTGAACTGCTCCGGCGTCAACCACTTGTGAAAGGAAGCGTGGCCCGGCGTATATTGCTCGCGCACCAGCTGCGCAGCGCCTTGCCGATCATGCATGTAGAGGCCGACGACGATGTGAAGGGGCGCCGCATGCGTTACGGCCGCCGTCGGAAAATTCTTGATCGGAACGCTCTGAGTAGCCGTAGCGGCCCAACCGTTCGGAACCCGTTGCGATGAGTTAGCTGCAGTGGAAGCTCCATTTCCCAGGGGCGTCGACGCGCCGGGGACCAGGGACGAGTTCCCGCTGCATGACGCCGTCAGAACCCCCGTGGCGAGGGCGGCGTAAAGCAGAGATTTCTTCATTATGCCTTCACTCCTTAAGTAGACAGAAACACGGACTCCAGCACATCATATCAGCCTCCAGGGCGCTCGGCCGGCGGCGACTCCACAGCCGCTGTTACACTGCCTCCACAGTGCCGCCTGTAAGGTTTCGCGGAAGCCGCCTACTGCTATGATTGCCCCCGTAAGCGGTAACGCGCATCTTTGTTTCCCAACTTCTAAAAGGAGAAAAACAGTGTCGACATTGCGCTTTCCCGGCCGTCCTTTCTTCGCCGTGGCTGCGGCGATGAGCGCGGCGGCCATGCTGGCAGGTTGCGCCGGCTCGCAGTCGGGCCTTACACCGCAGGCTTCGACGCAGTCTGCGCCCCAATCGCACGCCCTGTCCCTGCCTGATTCGAGCTGCACGCATCAAGGCAACGTCAGGGTGAAACCCTGTTCGGTCACGCTCACGGTCTCGGCGCCCGAGGCGACCGTCACCGTGAAAGCTCCCAAGAAAGACACGGTCACCGAAGCCGATAACTGCGGCGGAGAGACCGGCATCGCCACTGTAGCGAACGAGCAAGGCGACACCTATATCGTAACCGCGGGTACCACGGCCGGATCCTGCACGGCGACGTTCACGGCCAAGAACAAGAAAGGCAAGCAGAGCGGTTCGGCGACTCTCAGCATTACGAACTCCGTCTAAAGACGGCTAAAGACGGCTCAAGACGGCAGCCGCACGCCGGTGGCGCCCGCTTTGCACCAGCAGGGAATGCGAAGCGGGCGTCCGCATTAGTAGCGCGGGTGCTCTTTGAAGGACGTTGTGTTGTGTCATTTTCCTACCACGCTCGCCGGCGCGCGATTCCGCTTCTGGCCGTACTCGCCTGGTTAGCAGGCTGTGGCTCCCCGCCCATTGCACAGCAGGCGCCAATCGGCAGTTCGGTTACCGCCGTGCGACCGAACGCCCAACATTACGATGACGACATTTACTCATCGCAGCCGTATGCCAACGACGCAACCGTCTACAAGCGCTCGGGGACAACGATTACCCCGGTGGAAACGCTCTCCGCCGGAATATCGGCTCCGCAGGGAACCGTCGCAACGCCGAGCGGTTGGTGGTATCTGACCAATGCCGGCGACTCAAACGTTCTCGTCTACCAGACGACGAGGCGAGGGCCGAAGGGACCGCTTGCGAAGCTCGATGATAGCGGCGAGATCCCCATCAATGTCGCGGCCTCTGCAGATCAAATGCTCGTTGCCGTTTCAAACGAGACGAGTGCGAGCAGCGGCACGGGAAGCCTTAGCGTTTACCTCAATCGCCAGCTGCGGCCGTCGCGCATTTTGGTGTATGGCTCGGACGTGCTCCAGGGACAAGGCGTCGCGATCGATCCGAGCGGCAATTGCTTCTGGGGCTTTGACGATGAGAGTCATCCCAGCACGGCCGGCTCGATCGTGGAATTCGCCGGCTGCAGCGGACCCGGCACCCTCGTCGTCTCCGGTATTACCAGGGTGGGTGGAATGACGATCGATCGCGATGGCAACCTCTACTACATCGATGAGGCGACCGGCATTTACAAATGCAAAGGCGTCGTGCAATGCAAACCTTTCGCTAGCGGCTTCGGCTTGCCGATTAACCTGAACTTCGACGCCGGCGAAAAGAACTTGTGGGTCGCCGACGCTACCGGTTACATCTACGCCGTGCAGCCCAGCTCCGGCCGAATCCAAAGCAAGACGGTCTCGATCGACGGCGATCCCTACGGAATAGCACCCGCACCAGGCGGTTAAGTGGACGCGGCGACAGGCGCCGATCTCGCCAGCCTGCTCAAGAAATTTCGAACGCAGGCGGGCCTTTCACAGCAAATGCTTGCGGACCGCGCGCAGATCAGCGCGCAGGCGGTCTCGGCATTGGAGCGCGGCAGCCGCAAGGTGCCGTATCAGTACACGCTCGATCGGATTTCAGAAGCACTTGGACTCCCGGTAGAGGCGCGCGCCGAGCTCGAACTTTCGGCCAGGCGCGCGCGCGGAGTGCGGCTCGAAGAATCGGTCGCACTGCCGGCACACAATCTGCCGCGACAGCTCACCTCGTTCTTCGGCCGCGAAGAGGTCGTTCGCCAAATCGTTGCGATGCTGGAGCAGGCTCCGCTCGTCAGCATCGTTGGTACCGGCGGAGCGGGGAAGACACGCTTGGCGGTCGCGGTTGGAACGGCGCTTCTGAACAACTTTGCCGACGGAGTTTGGTTTGTCGAGCTCGCGCCGCTGAACGATTCGGCCTTCGTCGCTCAAGCGCTGGCGACCGCGCTTCGCGTGCAAGAATCGCCAAGCCGCCCCCTGCTGGACACGCTCATCTCCTACCTCGCGCGAAAGCGAGCCTTGGTGGTTTTCGACAATTGCGAACACGTCATTTCGGGCGCGCGCACAGTGGCCGGATCCCTCTTGCGCGAGTGTTCGAACCTCACAATGGTTGCGACCAGCCGCGAGGCGTTGGGCGTTAGAGGCGAGCGCGTGTACCGCATTCCGCCGCTCGCGGTCCCGCCCCGCGGAGTTCCAAGTCCCGACGAAGCGCTGCAATATGGGGCGATCGAACTTTTCGTCGATCGCATGCGCGCGATCGATTCGCGAGCGGCGCTGACGCGCGACAATGTCGAGCCAATCGTGGAAATCTGTCGGCGTCTCGACGGCTTGCCCCTGGCTCTCGAACTTGCGGCAGCGCGAACCGCCGTACTGTCGCCGGGTCAGATTTCCCAGCGGCTCGATCGCGCGTTCGACGTTCTCGCGGGAGACGAGGCGATGGCGCTTCCGCGCCATCAGACGATGCGCGCGGTGATCGACTGGAGCTACGAGTTGCTCTCGCCCACGGCACGCATCCTCTTCAGCCGTTTGGCAATTTTTGCCGGCGGATTCTCGCTAGAATCGGCGACCGCCGTCTGCGGCGACGAGAGCCTTCCTGCGGTGCAAGCACTCGAGTTGCTCTCCTCGCTCGTCGCGCAGTCGCTCGTTACGGTTGATTTCGAGCGCGGAGCGGCGCGCTACGATCTCCTCGAGGCAACGCGGCAATACGCTTTGGAGAAACTGGAAGGGGACGAACGCGAGCAGATCGCTCAACATCACGCTCTGGCATTCTTGCAACTGGCCGAGCGGCTTGATCGTGACTGGTATACGGCTGCCGAACGTCCCTGGTTTCGAGACGCCGAGATGGAGGTCGACAACTTTCGCACCGCGCTGCGATGGTCGCTTGCGGAGCGCAAGGATGTGCCGTTGGGTCGCGCGCTCGCTGCGGCACTGGCGCGTGTGTGGTATTCGATTGCGCCCGCCGAAGGCCGCCGATGGGTTCGGGCGGCGATCGATAGCTGTGACGAATCGACGCCGGCGAGCATTCGCGCACGACTCTGCGTCGCCGACGCGCTGCTTTGTGGCTCGCTCGGCGAGTACAAAGCCTCACTCACGGCGGCTGAACAAGGATTGCAACTCAACGATGAGCTAGACGAACTCCAACGCGCTCGCGCGAAACAGGCGGCGGGGAGGGCGCTCGGCGCGCTCGGCCGCGCCGACGAAGGCGTGAAGCTGCTCGAAGAGGCGCTCGCGATTTCGCAGGCGCTCGAGAACCGCCGGATGCAAGCGATGGTGTTGGGCGATCTCGGAACGGCGCGTTCGCGATGCGGCGACATTGCGCAAGCGAGGCACTTCTATGCCGACGCGCTGGCGTACTATGAGGCGCTGAACCTCGAGCGGCCGGCGGCATCGATTGCCGGAAACCTTGCCGAGGTGGAGTTCGCCGCGGGTGACGCGGCTGCGGCGCTGCGTCTCGCGGAAGAAGCTCGTGCAGGACACGACGCGATGCAGAACCGCCGTTCCGTGGGAAACGACCTCTGCAACATAACCGCATACCTCATCGCGCTCAACTGTTTCGATGACGCGCGAGCCTACGCTGCGCAAGCGCTTTCAGTCCTGCGCGAAGTCAAGCAGACCGTTCTCACGGCCTACGTGCTGCAGCACTTGGCCGCGATCGCGGCTTTGCGAGCCCATTTGCCAAACCACAACGCCGATAGCGTTCGTAGACGAGCGGCGATGCTGCTCGGATTCGTTGATGCGTGGCTGGCGTCGCTCGGAGCGCACCGAGAGTACACCGAGCGTCAAGAGTACGACCGCGTCATCGCCGAGCTCCGAACCACTTTCGGCGAGCGCCTCGAGACGATTATGGCACTCGGCGCCGAATGGACCGAAGACGTCGCCATTGCGATTGCGCACGAGTTGTGAGCAAGTGATGCCCTTGCGTACGCTGCTACTCGATGTTGATGAGTGGCTCGAAACGACGATCGGGTACTATCCACATAATCGCCACGACGAGTAAAATCGCATAGGCGACCACTGGAAGGACAAACGACGTCGCGATCGCGATCAAGTAGAGCACGATCGATGTCGTACCCTTCACGTCGGAAGCGACCGCTCTGGCAAAAGGCGCGTCCGCGCCGTTCACAGCCAGCAGAGATCGCTGAAGCAGCGTGTAGGCAATCGCATCTAGGAAAAAGATGATGCTGTAGAATGCCGTGGGCCCGATCGCCATAGGATTTCGACCGAGCCAGGCGGTGGAGAACGGTACTAACGACAGCCAGAAGAGCAAAATGAAATTCGCCCACATTGCGCGCCCGTCGATGCCTCGGCTCGCGCGTAACATGTGATGGTGGTTGTTCCAGTAGATGGCGATGAACACGAAGCTGAGCGCATACGTGGCGATCGAAGGCAACGTCTCGCGCAATGCACTCAAGCTGGTTCCGAGTGGCGGGCGGAGCTCCAAGACCATGATTGTGATGATCACTGCGAAGACGCCGTCGCTGAACGATTCGACGCGGTTGGTTTGCGTTGAAAACCTGCGCATTGCGGGTACTACGCCGCCTGGCGGGAATCTTCATGGGCTGATGACGGCTCCCACCGGCCGCGAAAAGCCCGTGAGCCTGCCTGTTGCCATACCGCCGGCCGGGTAGTTGTAAAATTCGACGCTACTGTTCCCAGAATCTGGGCAAATCACGACGCCCCCGTCGATAAAATATCCGACGACGTCGGACGACCCAGTCAGAGGCGTGCTTCCAACGATGTGCGCACCTTGCGTCTGATAAATGACGGCGTTGAATTGATCGCCGATTGTAATGTGCTCGCCGTCCCACTGCACATTACCTGGGAACGCGATGGAGCCGCCGCTGAGCGTGAGGGGTGCCATCTTTTTTTCCCCGCTGGGCAGCTCGGCGTACTCAAACCGAACGTTCACGCCGGGTCGTCCGTCCGAGCCGTCGACGAAGAGATTCCCCGCGTTGTCGTAGCCGAGGAAGTAATACGAATACAGATTGCGCGCGCTGAACTTTCTCGGCTTGCCTCGCGCCCGCGTATATACCAACACCTCGCCCGGACCGAGGTCCTTGCCGATGCCCGTCGCGAGAACGGCGACGGCAAGGTCGCCGTTGGTCGGATTGACGGCGCACGATACCGGATAGTGATTTGAGGGCGCTTTGAGAATTGCAGTGGGCGTCGCGCCGCCGTGGTGGAACTCGAGGATCCTTGCCGCCTCTTCGACGATATAGACATTTCCGGCCGCGTCGGCGCACTCACCCTCGGGGTCACTGAGTTTCAGCGTTCCGACGAGCACGTTCTCCGGGTAGGTATAAACGTAAACGGTAGATGTGCCAATGTCGGAAACGTACAGTAATGGTTTTTCCGAAGAGGCACGCGCGCGAGCGTCGTCGACGGCGGTCGTGGGTCCGATGTGCGCGAACGACCCGCCACAGGCAGCCAGCACCGAAGCCGCCAGCGCCGCAACGAGAGGAGTGCAGGTGCGCATTATTTGGCCTCCTTGATGAGAACGAGATCCAGCACGCCTTATTGTTTCTGATTGTGATAAAGAAATTCTGAAGGCGCCCTGCCCTCGACCGCCCCGAAAAGGGGCCTGGGCACTCTACGTTTTATGTCGAAGTTGTCTTTATGGCACGATCTTCGAACTACCCGACGGCGTTTCGGCGAACGGGCGCTAAGAGCTTCGGCTTGGTCGCCGCATCCTTGGCGGTCGCCGCCCTACCGGCTGCCGCGCAAAGCGCGGCGCCGAGCGCTCAAACCGTCATCGCTGCGCTGCACTGGCGTAACGTCGGTCCCGGCATCGGGGGCCGGTCCGTGGCGGTCGATGCCGTGCCTGGAACTCCATTTACGTTCTATTTCGGCGGGGTCGACGGCGGGGTGTGGCGTTCGACGAACTATGGTCTGACGTGGACGAACATCACCGACGGCCAACTCAACGGTTCCAATAGCATCGGCGCGCTCGCTGTGGCGCCGTCGGATCCGAAGACGATCTATATCGGAACCGGCGAGGCCGATATCCGCAACACCTTCATCACCGGCGACGGTGTCTACAAGACGACCGACGCGGGCAAGACGTGGCACTATGCGGGCCTCAGGGACACGCACACGGTCGCCAAGATCGTGATCGATCCGCACGACGCGAAGCTTATCTACGCCGCGTCTATGGGCCACGTTTACGCGAAGAACGCCGAGCGTGGGATCTTCAAATCGACCGACGGGGGTGCGCACTGGAGTAGGGTGCTCTATGTCGATGACGCGACGGGCGCGTGCGACCTCGTCATGGATTCGTCCCATCCGAAAACGCTTTATGCTGCGATGTGGCAGGCCTACCGCACGCCCTATTCGCTCAACTCCGGCGGTCCCGGAAGCGGTCTCTATAGGACGACCGACGGCGGCCGGCACTGGACGAAGATCTCGAGCAATCCCGGTTTTGCGACCGGCACGCTCGGCCGCATCGGCGTCAGCGTTGCCGCAAGTAACCCGAACGTTGTCTATGCCATCGTGCAGGCAAAGAACGGCGGCATCTTCCGCTCGGAGGACCGCGGCGCGCATTGGAAGCTGGTCAACGACAGCATGGAGATGCGGCAGCGGGCGTTCTATTATATGGCGATCTACGCCGATCCGACCGATCCGAACAGAATTTACGTGCCCAACGCACGCTTCTTCGTCTCCAAGGACGGTGGCAAGAACTTTAGCCTCTTGCGTCCGCCGCATGGCGACAATCACGTCGTCTGGATCGATCCGCACAATCCCCGAATCATCCTCGAGGGCAACGACGGCGGCGCGACGGTCTCTTCGGATCGTGGAGAGACGTGGAGCAGCGAGCACAACCAGCTCACGGCGCAGTTCTATCACGTCGCGCTCGACGAAGCGTTTCCGTTCAACATCTACGGCGCGCAACAGGACGAAGGCTCGTTCGAAGGACCGAGCGCGTCATCGGGTGGCACGATTCTCACCACCGATTGGAGGCGGACCGCGCTGGGCGAGAGCACGTTCATCGCGCCGCAGCCGGGAAACACGAACGTCGACTACGGCAGCGGCTATTTCAGCATTATGATGAGGCACGATGCCGTCACCGACGAGTACAACAGCGTCAGTCCCTATCCGCTTTATCGCGAAGGCGCGAGTTCCGGCGAGTTGGAGGATCGACTCGCCTGGACTCACCCGATTTTCTTTTCGCCGGTCAATCGCAGAGAGTTGCTCCTGGGAGCGCAGCATGTGCTCAGCAGCACGGATTACGGCCAGACCTGGAGAAAGATTAGCCCCGATTTAACGCGCAACGACAAGAACAGCGAAGCCGCGAGCGGCGGCCCTATCGACAACGACGCATCGAGCGCGGAAGTGTATCCCTATATCTCAGCGCTCGCCGTCTCACCGCTCGACGGCGACGAGTTATGGGCAGGTTCGGTCGACGGCCTCGTCCATGTCAGTACCGATCACGGAGCGACCTGGAACGCGATTACGCCGCCGGAGCTCCCGCAATGGGCGGAGATCACCTCGATCGAGCCGTCACATACCGACAAGCGCACGGCGTATTTAACCGCCTCGCGCTATCAATATGACGACTTTCATCCGTTCATCTACAAAACGACGGACCTCGGAAAATCGTGGACGTCGCTCAGTAGCAGCCTTCCCTCCAACCAGTACCTCTATACGATCCGGCAGGATCCCAACGCACCGAATCTTTTCTTCCTCACGACAAAGAGCACCATCTTTGTGAGCTTCGACGGCGCCGCCAACTGGCAGCCGCTGACCCTCAATCTGCCAAACGTCCAGGTACGCGACGTCGCTATCAATACGCGCGAGGGAAAACTTGTCATTGCTACTCATGGCCGCTCGATGTGGGTTCTCGACAACCTTACGTTGCTCGAACAGCTCACCCGGCCGGCGCCGGCTGCTGCGAACGGCGCGGTGCTCTATGCGCCCGAGCGCGCGTGGCTCACGCACGCGTATGGCGCGCCGCTTTTTGGCGGTTCGCCCAACGCCTCGGGAAACGGGGAAAATCCGGCATTCGGGGCGACGGTCATCTTCTACGTGCCACGCTCGTACGATGGTAAAACACCGGTCTCGCTTACGTTCAAAGATAGTGCGGGCAACGTGGTGCGTTCTTTCGCGCTTCATGCAAAGAGTCACGCGAAGCCCGAAACGCCGAGCGAGCGCTATCATCCCACCGAAGACCAGGCACGCGCATACGCGCGGCTAACCGGAATCGCGCCTGGAATGAATCTCTTCCAGTGGGATCTGCGTTATCCCGACGCGGCCGAGGTGACGGGCTTCGAACCGTCGGGGTCCGGCGGCGGCCTCGATGATTCGCTCTTGGGCCCGCAGATCGTGCCTGGTAACTACACCGTTACGCTCGCGTACGGCGGCGCGCAAATCTCGCAACCGTTTGCGCTCGCACTCGATCCGCGCAGTGCCGCGACGGCGCAGGATCTCGCGGCGAGGCGCGATCTCGGCTTGAAGATCCATGCGCTGCAAGACGAGCTCGATCGCGCGGTTAATGCCGCCGTTGCGGCGCGCGCACGGGTTGGAGCAACCGGCGCAGCTGCCGCGCAGCTCGACGCCGCGATCGGCAGCGTCGTCGACATCGTCCATCCCCAGGCCGACGAGGGCGCCTTGCTCTACGAATCTCGATTGCGCAACTTCATTGCCTACCTCAACGCGGAGGTCGATACGGGCTACGTCCG
This Candidatus Eremiobacterota bacterium DNA region includes the following protein-coding sequences:
- a CDS encoding deoxyribodipyrimidine photo-lyase, with amino-acid sequence MGGGRNAGRGIVWLRRDLRLQDNHAIWAAATQKSELALAFVLDPVLLQGPRVGAPLVQAFFSGLQSLREDLRRRNSDLALLQGDAADELTGLARRIDADTIYYNLDYEPEAILRDQRVERELHRAGLRTQAFCDHVYFAADEVLRDDGSPYRVFTPYKRRWLDRRAIDRRQPFPSAEQLEGRLVDPQTIGVTRDAPQPEDWKHRSSAAYPSAGEALALRLLDRFLKERIGRYREQRDIPSVNGTSQLSPQLRAGTIGIRTCVERASSLIARGDSTADLSVMAWISELIWRDFYQMVLATWPHVTTGPFVAAAEAIAWRSSQTDFEAWCEGRTGIPIVDAGMRQLNATGWMHNRLRMIVASFLSKHLLTDWRWGERYFERHLADADVAQNNGGWQWSASTGTDAAPFFRIFNPVVQSRRFDPDGEFIRAWIPELAKVPSEYVHAPWQMPPLIAQAANCRIGVEYPAPVVSPEAGRERALAAFAPLMKRRDKA
- a CDS encoding S8/S53 family peptidase; its protein translation is MKKSLLYAALATGVLTASCSGNSSLVPGASTPLGNGASTAANSSQRVPNGWAATATQSVPIKNFPTAAVTHAAPLHIVVGLYMHDRQGAAQLVREQYTPGHASFHKWLTPEQFTERFSPSQSEAAGVADYLRGQGFSDVTIEPNRLIVSGMAPISRVEAAFHTSITGTTSNGKLVYGNVKPALVPAKFHGLVAAVLGLTNAWQMHVHFVKTTHPIRPMTAGTPPPCLEVVNGICIGGEYGPPQYQVAYDATCGSCSTGSGTSIAVMAEGNVKQVVSDLRTAEAFWGLPAVPYSTVKVGVSSVDTSGLDEWDLDTQISSGIAQTVKHLYVYDTTSLSDSDIALEYSHWVKDHKTQAGNSSFGEAEGLAFADGAMLLDDEEFNQAAAQGMTMFASTGDSGSGCPVLLNTGGPVGGTPQVCYPASSPYVVAVGGTTLDTTASGQEPGPYYGEHVWVGTGGGYSAFESAGYWQENGICAACTADDIRGAADISMCADNNGCPMYVFVSGTPEGVGGTSLSSPMSMGIWSRLETNFKNKLGFAAPVYYGVYGYYEPCPLGSKACIPAGEPGDDTTALPPDTTAPIGGFHDILYGSNGIPSSAAPGWDEPTGLGSVDYYVMQQDISNSIFSGS
- a CDS encoding helix-turn-helix domain-containing protein — protein: MDAATGADLASLLKKFRTQAGLSQQMLADRAQISAQAVSALERGSRKVPYQYTLDRISEALGLPVEARAELELSARRARGVRLEESVALPAHNLPRQLTSFFGREEVVRQIVAMLEQAPLVSIVGTGGAGKTRLAVAVGTALLNNFADGVWFVELAPLNDSAFVAQALATALRVQESPSRPLLDTLISYLARKRALVVFDNCEHVISGARTVAGSLLRECSNLTMVATSREALGVRGERVYRIPPLAVPPRGVPSPDEALQYGAIELFVDRMRAIDSRAALTRDNVEPIVEICRRLDGLPLALELAAARTAVLSPGQISQRLDRAFDVLAGDEAMALPRHQTMRAVIDWSYELLSPTARILFSRLAIFAGGFSLESATAVCGDESLPAVQALELLSSLVAQSLVTVDFERGAARYDLLEATRQYALEKLEGDEREQIAQHHALAFLQLAERLDRDWYTAAERPWFRDAEMEVDNFRTALRWSLAERKDVPLGRALAAALARVWYSIAPAEGRRWVRAAIDSCDESTPASIRARLCVADALLCGSLGEYKASLTAAEQGLQLNDELDELQRARAKQAAGRALGALGRADEGVKLLEEALAISQALENRRMQAMVLGDLGTARSRCGDIAQARHFYADALAYYEALNLERPAASIAGNLAEVEFAAGDAAAALRLAEEARAGHDAMQNRRSVGNDLCNITAYLIALNCFDDARAYAAQALSVLREVKQTVLTAYVLQHLAAIAALRAHLPNHNADSVRRRAAMLLGFVDAWLASLGAHREYTERQEYDRVIAELRTTFGERLETIMALGAEWTEDVAIAIAHEL
- a CDS encoding DUF1211 domain-containing protein codes for the protein MRRFSTQTNRVESFSDGVFAVIITIMVLELRPPLGTSLSALRETLPSIATYALSFVFIAIYWNNHHHMLRASRGIDGRAMWANFILLFWLSLVPFSTAWLGRNPMAIGPTAFYSIIFFLDAIAYTLLQRSLLAVNGADAPFARAVASDVKGTTSIVLYLIAIATSFVLPVVAYAILLVVAIMWIVPDRRFEPLINIE